In Equus przewalskii isolate Varuska chromosome 6, EquPr2, whole genome shotgun sequence, one DNA window encodes the following:
- the LOC103547262 gene encoding LOW QUALITY PROTEIN: olfactory receptor 5P76 (The sequence of the model RefSeq protein was modified relative to this genomic sequence to represent the inferred CDS: deleted 1 base in 1 codon) encodes MDSLGEGNHTEVTGFILLGLTDDPILQVILFMIILCIYLVTVSGNFSTIILIRISSQLHHPMYFFLSHLAFADMGLSSSVTPNILVNFLVERNTISYLGRAIQLGSVIFFGTVECFLLAAMAYDRFVAICSPLLYSTKMSTQVYVQLLVVAYVGGFLNACSFTVCFYSLVFCGPNQVNHFFCDFAPLVELSCSDISIPAAVPSFTSGSIIVVTVFVIAVSYIYILITILKMRSTEGRHKAFSTCTSHLTAVTLYYGTVTFIYVMPKSCYSTNQNKVVSVFYMMVVPMLNPLIYSLRNNEIKGALKRELARKTFS; translated from the exons ATGGATTCCCTGGGGGAAGGGAACCACACTGAAGTGACAGGGTTTATTTTATTGGGCTTAACTGATGACCCAATCCTTCAAGTCATCCTCTTCATGATCATCCTATGTATCTACCTGGTGACTGTATCCGGCAATTTCAGCACAATCATTCTTATCAGAATTTCATCTCAGCTCCATCATCCTATGTACTTTTTCCTGAGTCACTTGGCTTTTGCTGACATGGGTTTATCATCTTCTGTCACTCCCAATATTCTTGTAAACTTCCTGGTGGAGAGAAATACCATCTCCTACCTTGGACGTGCC ATCCAGCTTGGTTCAGTCATTTTCTTTGGGACAGTGGAGTGCTTCCTCCTGGCTGCCATGGCATATGATCGTTTTGTGGCAATCTGCAGCCCACTGCTTTATTCCACCAAAATGTCCACACAAGTCTATGTCCAGTTACTCGTAGTGGCTTATGTGGGTGGTTTTCTCAATGCTTGCTCTTTTACTGTTTGCTTCTATTCTTTAGTCTTTTGTGGACCAAATCAAGTCaatcattttttctgtgattttgctCCTTTAGTTGAACTCTCCTGTTCTGATATCAGTATCCCTGCAGCTGTCCCCTCATTTACTTCTGGCTCCATCATTGTGGTCACGGTGTTTGTCATAGCCGTCTCCTACATCTacatcctcatcaccatcctGAAGATGCGCTCCACTGAGGGGCGCCACAAGGCCTTCTCTACCTGCACTTCGCACCTCACAGCAGTCACTCTGTACTATGGGACAGTCACATTCATTTATGTGATGCCCAAGTCTTGCTACTCAACTAACCAGAACAAGGTGGTGTCTGTGTTCTACATGATGGTTGTCCCCATGTTGAACCCCCTCATCTACAGCCTCAGGAACAATGAGATTAAGGGGGCTCTGAAGAGAGAGCTTgctagaaaaacattttcttaa